In Hirundo rustica isolate bHirRus1 chromosome 2, bHirRus1.pri.v3, whole genome shotgun sequence, one genomic interval encodes:
- the ABHD13 gene encoding protein ABHD13, translating into MEKSWMLWTFVKRWLLALASWSWSLCRICLLPLIVTFHLYGGIILLILIFVSIAGILYKFQDVLLYFPEQPSSSRLYVPMPTGIPHENIFIKTKDGILLNLILLRYTGDNAAYSPTIIYFHGNAGNIGHRLPNALLMLVNLKVNLILVDYRGYGKSEGEASEEGLYLDSEAVLDYVMTRSDLDKTKIFLFGRSLGGAVAIHLASENSHRISAIVVENTFLSIPYMASTLFSFFPMRYLPLWCYKNKFLSYRKISQCRMPSLFISGLSDQLIPPVMMKQLYELSPARTKRLAIFPDGTHNDTWQCQGYFTALEQFIKEVIKSHSPEEMAKTSSNVTII; encoded by the coding sequence ATGGAAAAATCATGGATGCTTTGGACCTTTGTTAAAAGATGGCTACTAGCTTTGGCTTCCTGGTCTTGGAGTCTCTGCCGTATTTGTCTTTTGCCGTTGATCGTGACTTTTCACTTGTACGGAGGCATTATACTCCTTATATTAATATTTGTTTCAATAGCGGGTATATTATATAAATTCCAGGATGTTCTGCTTTACTTTCCTGAACAGCCCTCTTCATCACGCCTTTATGTTCCTATGCCTACTGGTATACCACATGAAAACATCTTCATCAAAACCAAAGATGGAATTCTTCTAAATCTTATTCTGCTGAGATACACAGGGGACAATGCAGCCTATTCTCCAACCATCATTTACTTTCACGGGAATGCAGGCAACATTGGCCACAGGTTGCCAAATGCTTTGTTAATGCTGGTAAACCTGAAAGTCAACTTGATTCTGGTTGATTATAGGGGGTATGGCAAAAGCGAAGGAGAAGCGAGCGAAGAAGGCTTGTACTTAGATTCTGAGGCTGTCTTAGACTATGTGATGACTCGGTCTGATcttgacaaaacaaaaatttttctttttggccgTTCCTTGGGGGGAGCAGTAGCTATTCACTTAGCTTCTGAAAATTCCCATAGGATTTCTGCCATTGTGGTGGAGAACACCTTTCTTAGCATCCCGTACATGGCCAGcactttgttctctttctttccgATGCGATATCTTCCACTATGGTGCTACAAAAACAAATTTCTATCCTACAGAAAAATCTCTCAGTGCAGAATGCCTTCTCTCTTCATCTCTGGGTTGTCTGACCAGTTAATTCCGCCAGTTATGATGAAGCAACTTTATGAATTATCCCCAGCTCGGACTAAGAGATTGGCGATATTTCCTGATGGAACTCACAATGACacttggcagtgccagggataTTTCACTGCACTTGAACAGTTCATCAAAGAAGTAATAAAGAGTCACTCCCCTGAAGAAATGGCAAAAACATCATCTAACGTAACAATAATATAA
- the TNFSF13B gene encoding tumor necrosis factor ligand superfamily member 13B codes for MKSVDCVHVIQQKDTASSPSAPPGAVSGTTGLFSVTFLWLAMLLSSCLAAVSLYHVIILKTELESLRSELIYSVRAKSPLDQPLVSHDENKAGTPVSSFLQVSAAGFRQESRLAVTGPAESLQKEIWNGSRNRGRRSVADTEEKVLQACLQLIADSKSDIQQKDDSSIVPWLLSFKRGTALEEQGNKIVIKETGYFFIYGQVLYTDTTFAMGHLIQRKKAHVFGDDLSLVTLFRCIQNMPQSYPNNSCYTAGIAKLEEGDELQLTIPRRRAKISLDGDGTFFGAVRLL; via the exons ATGAAATCCGTGGACTGTGTGCACGTCATCCAACAGAAGGATACcgcctcctctccctctgccccccctgGTGCTGTTTCAGGCACCACGGGACTTTTTTCTGTCACATTCCTGTGGCTTGCAATGCTCCTGTCCTCTTGTCTTGCAGCAGTGTCTCTTTACCATGTTATCATTCTGAAAACAGAACTAGAATCTCTGCGCAGCGAGCTGATCTACAGCGTCCGGGCAAAGTCTCCGCTAGACCAGCCACTCGTGTCCCACGATGAAAATAAAGCAGgtacccctgtttcttccttccTGCAAGTGTCTGCAGCTGGCTTCAGGCAG GAGAGCAGGCTTGCTGTTACTGGCCCAGCTGAGAGCTTGCAGAAGGAAATCTGGAATGGGAGTAGAAACAGGGGCAGGAGGTCTGTTGCcgacacagaagaaaaag TGCTGCAGGCCTGCTTACAACTGATTGCTGACAGCAAAAGTGATATCCAACAGAAAG aTGATTCAAGCATCGTCCCTTGGCTCCTGAGCTTTAAACGTGGAACAGCTCTGGaagaacaaggaaataaaatagtGATCAAAGAAACAggttattttttcatatatggCCAG GTTTTATACACGGATACAACTTTTGCTATGGGACACCTAATACAGAGGAAGAAGGCTCATGTGTTTGGCGATGATCTCAGCTTGGTGACATTGTTTCGCTGCATCCAAAATATGCCACAGTCTTATCCAAATAATTCTTGCTATACTGCTG GTATTGCAAAATTAGAAGAAGGGGATGAACTTCAACTTACAATACCACGGAGAAGGGCTAAAATATCCTTGGATGGAGATGGTACTTTTTTTGGTGCAGTAAGACTCCTCTGA